The Paraburkholderia dioscoreae DNA window CCTGTTCAAGCCAGTATCCGCATGCCTCGATCTCTCGCTGCCCCGGCGTTTTGTGCATGCGGCGCTTGCCGCGCGGCGTCCATTTGAAATGCTTGACCGCATTCGTGACATAGACGTCTTTACGCTTCAGTCCGGCCTCTTCGAGCGCTTTGTCCAGCAATGCGCCGGCCGGTCCGACGAAAGGCCTGCCCTGCAGATCTTCGGCGTCCCCCGGCTGCTCGCCGACCAGCATGATCGACGCGCGCTGCGGTCCTTCGCCGGGCACTGCCTGCGTCGCGTTACGCCATAACGCGCAGCGGCGGCATTCGTCCAAGCTCGACGGTTGCTGGTCACGCTCGACATCCGGATCGGATCGGGCGCTGCTGCGCGAATGTCTGGTCTGCTTGTCGTCGGCCATAGTCGGCAATCTCCGCCTGCATCGCCAGCAAGGCGCGGACCCGGCCGGTCAATCCACTGCGCTTTGCGCCGTGCACATTCGCGCGCTACTTCGGCCTGCCCTCTTCGTATTCGGTGCGCACGCCCGCGGGCAGCCACGGCTCCTTGTGGCAACACCAGAGTTCATAAACCGGCTCAAAAAGACCCACGCGATCGAAGCCGCCGAGCGGCACATCCAGTTCGTCGCTGTCGAGGAATTCCATGAACGCGACCGAGCCACACGTTGGGCAAAAATGTCTGCGCGCGCCAGGCGAACTCTGCCACGCCTGGGTCGGGCCGGTGAATTCCACGGCACTGCGTTCGAACATGGCATAGCCGCCGAA harbors:
- a CDS encoding UdgX family uracil-DNA binding protein (This protein belongs to the uracil DNA glycosylase superfamily, members of which act in excision repair of DNA. However, it belongs more specifically to UdgX branch, whose founding member was found to bind uracil in DNA (where it does not belong), without cleaving it, appears to promote DNA repair by a pathway involving RecA, rather than base excision.), translating into MADDKQTRHSRSSARSDPDVERDQQPSSLDECRRCALWRNATQAVPGEGPQRASIMLVGEQPGDAEDLQGRPFVGPAGALLDKALEEAGLKRKDVYVTNAVKHFKWTPRGKRRMHKTPGQREIEACGYWLEQELRAVGARVIVALGATALKAVLDDSHARLQDSLGKTIGHGEHLVVATYHPSFALRAPDPETRRHVYDTIVAALQTADKLGHK
- a CDS encoding GFA family protein, with the protein product MTTSEAFEETGGCACGSVRFRVSAQPRRVSICHCMNCRRIHGNVFGGYAMFERSAVEFTGPTQAWQSSPGARRHFCPTCGSVAFMEFLDSDELDVPLGGFDRVGLFEPVYELWCCHKEPWLPAGVRTEYEEGRPK